The following proteins are encoded in a genomic region of Fervidobacterium pennivorans DSM 9078:
- a CDS encoding CheR family methyltransferase, translating to MLNILSTFEDSKNAMLKNQIEEILRKHGIKAQKAHIERLIKNIKPISEALTPVLLESIVLENLTIGESYFFRDIQTFEKLRKILKERPSWNILSIGCSRGEEVYSTAIVCNEAGVECSIKGIDVNFHRISQAKLGCYNFWSVRFLSKEQIEKYFNIVDGKYCVKEQYKTNIEFFQGNILDAGLSFFGKREKFDIIFIRRVLLYIDRIDIVIQKISTLLKDNGFLILGAGEYFPEVLEHFSPAFNDVGTFYRKISKKTEHPEIKTTKSKFFGKHRKLTEIERTKSEKTQEIEFAKLLKKTFEGMELEERIKLVEEYLSKKAYQKAYDIVKESCKKYQTNYLLWKYKTLIELELNDIENAKQSLQRALFLNSTDDEIWQLKHALDFRAKLKK from the coding sequence ATGCTCAATATCCTGAGCACATTTGAAGACTCAAAAAACGCAATGCTTAAGAACCAGATTGAAGAAATACTAAGAAAGCACGGTATTAAGGCTCAAAAAGCTCACATTGAAAGACTTATAAAAAATATCAAACCAATTTCTGAAGCGCTGACACCCGTGCTTCTTGAATCCATTGTTTTGGAGAACTTAACAATAGGAGAGTCGTATTTCTTCAGAGATATCCAAACTTTCGAAAAACTGAGAAAGATATTAAAAGAAAGACCTTCGTGGAATATACTTTCCATAGGCTGTTCTCGGGGTGAAGAAGTTTACTCAACTGCAATAGTTTGTAACGAAGCTGGGGTAGAGTGTTCCATAAAAGGTATTGATGTCAATTTCCATAGAATATCACAAGCCAAGTTAGGTTGCTACAATTTCTGGAGCGTTCGTTTTCTTTCAAAAGAACAGATAGAAAAATATTTCAACATTGTAGATGGTAAATACTGTGTTAAAGAACAATACAAAACCAACATCGAATTTTTCCAAGGCAATATTTTAGATGCTGGACTTAGCTTTTTTGGAAAGCGTGAAAAATTTGATATAATTTTTATAAGACGCGTCTTACTTTACATAGACCGAATCGATATAGTAATACAGAAAATTTCTACGTTGCTCAAAGATAATGGATTTTTAATACTTGGTGCGGGTGAATACTTCCCAGAAGTTTTAGAACACTTCTCCCCTGCTTTTAATGACGTAGGAACATTCTACAGGAAAATATCAAAAAAAACTGAACACCCAGAAATCAAAACAACTAAATCCAAATTCTTTGGAAAGCACAGAAAGTTAACAGAAATCGAAAGAACAAAAAGTGAAAAAACACAAGAAATCGAATTTGCCAAATTACTTAAAAAAACATTCGAGGGGATGGAATTAGAAGAGCGTATCAAGTTAGTTGAAGAATATCTTTCAAAAAAGGCATATCAAAAGGCATACGATATCGTAAAAGAATCGTGCAAAAAATACCAAACCAATTATCTGCTCTGGAAATACAAAACGTTGATTGAACTTGAACTGAACGATATTGAGAATGCGAAACAATCGTTGCAACGTGCTCTTTTTTTAAACAGCACAGACGACGAGATATGGCAACTCAAACACGCCTTAGACTTTCGAGCAAAGTTGAAGAAGTAA
- a CDS encoding response regulator, translated as MDFLEVFLQELNEKGQEAIKLIKSFIENKDPTSIHEIYRLFHTIKGSASLVGFDKFKQLFHKIEDYFKRQMNGEDVITEDFMLKLLTVVPEVLKKDSDLTDNELEHYIDIIEGRKSPSEAKAYVTTSETIPAELLQELLSNTLSAENSLMREDTQNALREIRLVKQKLVSLLENTFYIKLRQVLANFEVLVMQEAFSNKKKVKFELQIGEERIEKKDSEMLLNMLTHLVRNAIAHGIELPEERTKKGKPEVGKIIIRSYVQGNELFLEIEDDGRGLEFEKIKQKAIEKGLGNLKPEEVIFVPGFSTKDKADETAGRGIGLDVVKNFATARGGDVEVVSATGKGTRFIVHFPIKTFLVRVLVLEADDLRFCIDLQDILEIVSKAEIKDGQLKQKDKLYDITFSCTSPRFAVITKNNKALLVSNLIGIFDGQVSSESYGMIKGFVKNIFVYPLPIISPEQFLKLQKPSEKVRKVLVIDDSVVTRNILGKFLVNFGYTVFEAENGIEGIEVFKKENPDVIVCDVEMPGIDGFETTRRIRELNKDVPIIIFSTLTSEQLSKGLEVGANAYLSKDEPPERLVRLIERFIQ; from the coding sequence ATGGATTTCTTGGAAGTATTCCTTCAAGAATTGAATGAAAAAGGGCAAGAAGCGATAAAGTTAATTAAATCATTCATCGAAAACAAAGACCCGACTTCAATACATGAGATTTATCGCCTTTTTCATACGATAAAAGGCTCTGCAAGTCTCGTCGGTTTCGACAAATTTAAACAACTATTTCACAAAATCGAGGATTACTTCAAACGGCAAATGAACGGTGAAGACGTGATAACAGAAGACTTCATGCTCAAGTTACTCACAGTGGTCCCAGAAGTCCTCAAAAAAGACTCTGACCTCACAGACAACGAATTAGAACATTACATAGATATTATAGAAGGTAGAAAATCTCCATCGGAAGCAAAAGCTTACGTAACTACAAGCGAAACCATTCCTGCTGAACTACTGCAAGAGTTACTCTCAAATACACTTAGCGCAGAAAACAGTCTAATGCGTGAGGATACGCAAAACGCACTCCGCGAAATTCGACTCGTAAAACAAAAACTCGTATCTTTACTTGAAAATACTTTCTACATCAAGCTAAGGCAAGTTCTTGCAAACTTTGAAGTTTTGGTCATGCAAGAAGCCTTTTCGAACAAGAAAAAAGTAAAGTTTGAACTCCAAATAGGCGAAGAAAGAATCGAAAAGAAGGATTCTGAAATGCTTTTGAACATGCTAACCCACTTGGTTAGAAACGCTATTGCGCATGGTATAGAATTGCCAGAGGAACGCACTAAAAAAGGAAAACCCGAGGTAGGGAAGATAATAATTAGAAGCTACGTGCAGGGTAACGAATTGTTCTTAGAAATTGAAGATGACGGAAGAGGATTGGAATTTGAAAAAATCAAGCAGAAAGCTATCGAAAAAGGGCTGGGTAATCTAAAACCGGAAGAAGTTATTTTTGTCCCAGGTTTTTCTACGAAAGACAAGGCAGACGAAACAGCGGGCAGAGGTATAGGGCTTGATGTTGTGAAAAACTTTGCAACAGCACGAGGCGGAGACGTTGAAGTTGTTTCGGCAACAGGCAAAGGCACAAGATTTATCGTTCATTTCCCAATCAAGACCTTCTTGGTGAGAGTTCTCGTTTTAGAAGCTGATGACTTGCGGTTCTGCATCGATTTACAAGATATATTGGAAATCGTCAGCAAAGCGGAAATCAAAGACGGTCAGCTCAAGCAGAAAGATAAATTATACGATATAACATTCAGTTGTACATCACCGAGGTTTGCAGTTATTACAAAGAATAACAAAGCTCTCTTAGTGAGCAATTTAATAGGCATCTTCGACGGGCAGGTCTCTAGTGAAAGTTATGGCATGATAAAAGGTTTTGTAAAGAACATCTTTGTCTATCCTTTGCCAATAATATCACCGGAGCAATTCCTTAAACTCCAGAAACCTTCAGAAAAAGTCCGCAAAGTATTGGTTATAGACGATTCTGTGGTAACAAGAAATATACTCGGAAAATTCTTAGTGAACTTTGGTTACACCGTTTTCGAGGCGGAAAACGGGATTGAAGGTATCGAAGTATTTAAAAAGGAAAACCCAGATGTTATTGTGTGCGATGTTGAAATGCCTGGTATTGATGGCTTTGAGACAACAAGAAGAATAAGGGAGCTAAACAAGGACGTGCCGATAATAATCTTTAGCACTCTTACAAGTGAACAACTTTCTAAGGGATTAGAAGTTGGGGCAAACGCGTACCTTTCAAAAGATGAACCACCTGAAAGATTGGTACGTTTGATTGAAAGGTTTATCCAGTAA
- a CDS encoding chemotaxis protein CheB, protein MANAKKVIIVGSAGSPSQAVEILKLGEKLNFPVIVNIHFTSSAIETFAQHIRSETNQKVTIVKGPVFLEPGVYIPEGGKDLIFLGSNAVTVVDETTSKETIHPSISILFSSMKKFANKDFVVIVLGGLGGDGAEHVSELKKKGVYFIIERTPKFPYLPENIAKQLGERYEKLEIEKIREMLKMFNAEAKQQTKDTNA, encoded by the coding sequence ATGGCAAATGCAAAGAAAGTAATTATCGTCGGTTCAGCAGGAAGTCCTTCGCAAGCTGTTGAGATACTAAAACTCGGTGAGAAATTGAATTTTCCTGTCATAGTTAATATTCATTTTACAAGTAGTGCAATAGAAACTTTTGCACAGCATATACGTTCTGAAACAAATCAAAAAGTCACAATAGTAAAAGGACCTGTTTTCTTAGAACCTGGAGTATACATACCAGAAGGCGGAAAAGACTTGATTTTTCTAGGCAGTAATGCCGTTACTGTTGTTGATGAAACCACTTCAAAAGAAACGATTCATCCTTCCATATCTATTCTGTTCAGTTCAATGAAGAAATTCGCCAATAAAGATTTCGTAGTAATAGTCCTTGGCGGGTTAGGGGGCGATGGTGCAGAACATGTTAGTGAGCTGAAAAAGAAAGGTGTCTATTTCATAATAGAAAGAACCCCGAAATTTCCATACCTCCCTGAAAATATTGCTAAACAACTTGGAGAGCGGTACGAAAAACTGGAGATTGAAAAAATAAGGGAAATGCTTAAAATGTTTAACGCTGAGGCAAAACAACAAACAAAAGACACCAACGCATGA
- a CDS encoding GGDEF domain-containing response regulator, whose translation MKKVLVVDDSAVWRTYLQNLLEIHGYAVEVAKDGLEGLNRFFSFLPDTVIVDYVMPKLNGVHFTRFIRSFSTFKNVGIMILTGAEETINPFWAKKSGANAFLKKTASQSEIERTVLEFVAKPFSMEWSRELYALHIEPFGELVDILEESLRDSTITKEILQLSEYIYDEKLVMKKIYNLFTELFEFDNFYACVSTYSHARVYAFGNKELSNPNSVFEKAEEIRFFSYFKYIDVYYEDTERKIENAIGEVITRKEEPIGFIIIENPKVPEVAERILALANYSISLIFDLINYHKLLGSQKELEEITGAYDRHAITGKIVNLIDFSKRNQLPLSFVSIKLLNLRKLYTSKGTDYTNQLLRTFVKFLEEQLSDTIARIELGKFLAVILGKNVTPVQKQLESFQIIFNESEEYKNLKEIEVETNLFVWNGESVGEILEKL comes from the coding sequence GTGAAAAAGGTTCTTGTTGTTGATGATTCTGCAGTTTGGAGAACCTATTTACAAAACCTTCTGGAAATTCACGGATACGCCGTTGAGGTTGCGAAAGACGGACTTGAAGGACTTAATAGATTTTTTTCTTTCCTTCCTGATACTGTTATCGTAGATTACGTGATGCCAAAATTAAATGGTGTCCATTTCACACGATTTATCAGGAGCTTTAGTACATTTAAAAATGTTGGAATAATGATTCTCACAGGCGCTGAAGAAACTATAAACCCATTCTGGGCAAAGAAAAGTGGTGCTAACGCTTTTTTGAAAAAGACAGCATCACAAAGTGAAATAGAAAGAACGGTTTTAGAATTCGTAGCTAAACCATTCTCCATGGAATGGTCGAGAGAGCTTTACGCACTTCACATTGAGCCATTCGGAGAACTTGTTGATATACTTGAAGAAAGCCTTCGTGATTCAACTATAACAAAAGAAATTCTTCAACTTTCCGAGTACATTTACGACGAAAAACTGGTAATGAAGAAAATATACAACCTATTCACGGAGCTGTTTGAGTTTGATAACTTTTACGCTTGCGTCTCGACATACTCACATGCACGAGTTTATGCATTTGGAAACAAAGAGCTCTCAAATCCCAATTCGGTTTTCGAGAAAGCGGAAGAAATTAGATTCTTTAGTTATTTTAAATACATTGATGTTTACTATGAAGATACGGAACGAAAGATAGAAAATGCTATAGGGGAAGTGATAACAAGAAAAGAAGAACCTATAGGTTTCATAATCATAGAAAATCCAAAAGTTCCAGAGGTTGCCGAAAGAATTCTTGCTCTTGCAAATTACAGTATCTCGCTGATTTTTGACCTGATAAACTATCATAAGCTACTCGGAAGTCAGAAAGAATTAGAAGAGATAACCGGGGCTTACGACAGGCATGCGATAACTGGAAAAATAGTAAATTTAATCGATTTCTCAAAACGGAACCAACTGCCGCTTTCATTTGTCAGTATTAAGTTGCTAAACTTAAGAAAACTCTACACTTCGAAAGGCACAGATTACACAAACCAACTGCTGAGAACCTTCGTCAAATTCCTTGAAGAGCAACTTTCCGATACTATCGCGAGGATAGAATTAGGCAAGTTCTTGGCTGTAATACTTGGAAAAAACGTAACACCAGTTCAAAAACAGTTAGAGTCATTCCAAATTATCTTTAATGAATCTGAAGAATATAAGAACTTAAAAGAAATTGAAGTGGAAACGAACCTATTTGTTTGGAATGGCGAAAGTGTCGGTGAAATCCTTGAGAAGTTGTAG
- a CDS encoding methyl-accepting chemotaxis protein has translation MKKVWRLSWSYALTVSLFVIAWSSILLTIIIPRVNKIVEQVSTKSFLQEVVSITNAGVSQKVFEREPTFGYYYLIDENGITVEHTDKQKVGLDVRKAVPGLFEYIQSNKVGIYSYTYQGVKRYVAFAFDGKYYLAHAARHDELYGELASFLSSFFKFIVPILIVLTFVAGFFVAELLLKRPRYQLQVSNNLVRNISENIIHTFSSVSEIKAMAENTEGAATQLDRSLEEFAAYLEESRAETETTINGLNEFTNTIEQITEYTSKLAMLTESLGKLTDKITDISDSITVLAINVSIETSKQNIDREGLSRIAEMIMELSNSARNLAKEGRQSLENVENIVTSTTLITEKITKRLTSVRESLNTILQVSQASTTNVEKIVNASRTAHEAVEELYSGIEQLEEAISNIKDEIERFKAELERFVI, from the coding sequence ATGAAGAAGGTATGGCGGCTTTCTTGGAGTTACGCACTGACCGTTTCACTGTTCGTTATAGCATGGAGTAGTATATTGCTTACGATAATTATTCCACGTGTCAACAAAATAGTCGAACAAGTGAGCACGAAATCCTTCTTGCAAGAAGTCGTTTCAATCACAAATGCAGGCGTCTCACAAAAAGTCTTTGAAAGAGAACCAACTTTTGGTTATTACTATCTCATCGATGAAAACGGCATAACTGTTGAACACACAGATAAGCAAAAGGTAGGCTTGGATGTTAGGAAAGCTGTTCCTGGTCTGTTTGAGTATATACAGTCAAATAAGGTTGGAATCTACTCGTACACATACCAAGGTGTTAAACGATACGTCGCTTTTGCTTTCGATGGAAAATACTATTTAGCTCATGCTGCTCGCCATGATGAACTATATGGTGAACTTGCAAGTTTCCTTTCAAGCTTTTTCAAATTCATTGTTCCAATACTTATCGTACTTACCTTTGTAGCTGGCTTTTTCGTTGCGGAATTACTTCTGAAAAGGCCGAGGTATCAACTTCAAGTTTCAAACAACCTTGTGAGAAATATCTCAGAAAATATCATTCATACATTCTCGTCTGTTTCTGAAATCAAGGCTATGGCTGAAAACACAGAAGGAGCAGCAACTCAGTTAGACCGTTCTCTTGAAGAGTTTGCCGCATATTTAGAAGAAAGTCGTGCAGAAACCGAGACAACAATCAACGGTCTCAACGAGTTCACCAACACCATCGAACAGATTACCGAATACACTTCAAAACTCGCTATGCTTACGGAATCTCTTGGAAAATTAACCGATAAGATAACAGACATTTCAGATAGTATAACCGTTTTAGCAATAAACGTATCTATCGAAACAAGCAAACAGAACATTGATAGAGAAGGTTTATCAAGGATTGCTGAGATGATTATGGAACTATCCAATTCTGCACGCAATCTTGCAAAAGAGGGTAGACAGTCACTTGAAAACGTAGAAAACATCGTCACATCAACAACACTTATAACAGAAAAAATCACCAAAAGACTAACTTCAGTAAGAGAATCACTCAATACTATCCTGCAAGTATCACAAGCATCTACAACGAACGTTGAGAAAATAGTGAACGCATCTAGGACTGCACACGAAGCAGTTGAGGAGTTGTACTCTGGAATAGAACAACTGGAAGAAGCAATCTCCAACATAAAAGATGAAATTGAAAGATTCAAAGCAGAACTGGAAAGGTTTGTTATTTAA
- a CDS encoding winged helix-turn-helix domain-containing protein, whose translation MDEQAKNMEHHGEYVFFEYSPVFRRMAILQALSEGITKHSELALKSGIVPSLVNKYLKDFEKEGLVEKVNRTYKLTNTGLIRLNYLRLGYLSEIAQMYKNIELKFADIFLKIAGKRDLCIYGAGVVGKLLVHLISTRQSHNIVAFLDEDEKKIGTKIEGIVVLPLETRISADAYLVASFKNGEIMAKKLLERGYRNVYTIEFSKDKLKLVWKG comes from the coding sequence ATGGACGAACAAGCAAAAAACATGGAGCATCACGGTGAATATGTGTTCTTCGAATATTCTCCAGTTTTCAGACGCATGGCTATTCTCCAAGCTTTGTCAGAAGGTATAACAAAACATTCTGAATTAGCCTTGAAATCAGGGATCGTGCCTTCACTTGTGAATAAATACTTGAAGGACTTCGAGAAAGAAGGGTTAGTCGAAAAGGTAAATAGAACCTACAAATTAACTAACACAGGACTTATTCGGTTAAACTATCTGAGACTGGGTTACCTATCAGAAATTGCACAGATGTATAAGAATATCGAACTCAAGTTCGCAGACATCTTCCTGAAAATCGCTGGCAAAAGGGACCTATGTATCTACGGAGCAGGTGTTGTGGGCAAATTGTTGGTGCATTTAATTTCAACAAGGCAATCCCACAACATCGTTGCCTTCCTGGATGAGGATGAAAAAAAGATTGGAACCAAGATTGAGGGCATAGTTGTTTTACCTCTTGAAACAAGGATTTCAGCCGATGCTTACCTTGTTGCTTCATTCAAAAATGGCGAAATAATGGCAAAAAAGCTACTTGAACGTGGTTATAGAAACGTTTACACCATTGAATTTTCAAAAGACAAGTTAAAACTTGTGTGGAAAGGGTAA